The Methylobacterium durans nucleotide sequence ATCGCAGTTCTGGCAGGCGGCATGATCCTCGCAATCTTCGGGATCAGCGTGAACGACTTCCGCCTCGCCGGCGGCCTACTCGTCCTTCTGATCGCGCTCTCGATGCTGCAGGGAACGGCGAGCCACGCGCACGCGGCCACCCCCAAGGAGAAGGCGGAGGATCTCGATCCGGCGAGCGTCGCCATCTATCCGCTGACCGTACCCCTGCTCGTCGGTCCCGGCACGATCGCGACGCTGATCGTGTTCGCGGAGACGGCTCGCACGCAGGGAAAGCTCACGGAGCTGGCGGCCGGCCTCGGTCTCTTTCTCGCGCTTCTCGCCGCGGCGCTGCTCTCGGCGCCCTTCCTCGGGCGGCACCTTTCGCAGACCGCCACCGCCATCACCCGCCGCCTCATGGGCATGATCCTCGCCGCGGTGGCGATGGAAATGATCGTGACGAGCCTGCGCGATCTCTTTCCCGGACTGACCCGCTAGGCGGGGCGGGTCACCCGATTCGGTGGCGTCCTGCGATGCACAGAGCGCGGGTCGGTCAGGCGGCGCCACGCCTGACATTTCGGTCCGCCTGCCCCATATCGAGCCCATGACGAACGAAATTCCGCATCCCTATGAGATCGAAGTCCTGCCCCTCGAGAAGCCGGCCGGCGCCTATCGCTGGGTGCTGAGGCGCGGCGGCAAGCTGCTGGAGCGCTCGGACAGGCCCCACCCGAGCGAGGAGAAAGCCTGGGCGAGCGCCGTGAAGGCCCTCGAAGGCGACCTGACTCCAACCGGGCGTCGGCGCTGAGGCTGTCCGACCATACTGAACGACCGGCCGCTCCGTGTGTTGGGGTGGGGACCTGACCGCTCATGGAGCATCCCTCGCATGCGGCCCCATCTCGCCCTGGCCACGACCTTCTGCCTCGCGCTCGCGGGTGCCGCGACAGCTCAAGGAAGGCTCGACAATTCGAGTGGCGGCACCTCGGAGCCGGTGCGGAGTGGGGCGGTACCAAGCACCGGGAATATCGACCGGGGTCTCGGCCCGACGACGAATCTCCCCGGAAACCCGAGCAACGCCTCCGTGCCGGGCACGAATCCCGGCGTGAACATCGGTGGCACCCCAACCGGGGGGCGCCGGGCACGGGCGGCACGGCTGGCGGACCTGGGATCGGCAATCGCTGACGGGCGAATCAGTAGTGGCCCCGGTGTGCGGACACGCTCATCGCGCGGCCGGACGCGGCGTGCCGAGGCGCCGGACGAGCCTCCCGGCCCGCTCAGACGCTGCCTGCACGGCGAGGAACAGGACCGGCGTCACGTAGAGGGTCAGGATCTGCGACACTACGAGGCCTCCAACGACCGCGATCCCGAGGGGCTGGCGCATCTCGGGGCTCGCGCCGTACCCGCAGGCCAGCGGCACCGCGCCGACGATGGCCACGAGGCTCGTCATCGCGATCGGCCGGAACCGCCGGAGGGACGCCTCGCGGATCGCCACGACCGGCGCGTCCCCCGCCTGGAGCCGGCCGAGCGCGGCGTCGACGACCATGATGGCGTTCTTCTTCACGACGCCGATCAGGAGCAGGATCCCGATGATGCCCGTCAGATCGAGGCTGAGCCCGGTCCAGGAGAGGGCGATGAGCGCGCCGAGGGTCGCGGCGGGCAGGCCAGCCAGGATCGTCAGCGGCTGCGCGAAGCTCTCGTAGAGGATGCCGAGGATCACGTAGACCGCGAGGATGGCGGCGAGCACGAGCAGGCCCTGGCTGCCTGAGCTTTCCTGGAACGTGCGCGCAGTGCCGAGGAACGTCACGGCGATCGAGGCGGGGACCGCGGCTTCCGCGCGGATTGCCTCGATGCGCCACACGGCTTCTCCGAGGGAGACACCCCGCGCGAGGTCGAACGAGACGGTCACGCCGGGAAACAGCCCGATCTGATTGAGCGATTGCAGGCCGAGGCTCGGTTCGGCGCGGGCGAAGGCCGACAGGGGCACGAGCGCGCCGCCCGCTGCGCGAAGCCGGATCCCGTCGAGGTCCACGGCCTGCCCCACGGGCGTCCGGGCGAACTCGACGAGAACCGGGTGGATGTCTGAGCCGGTCTGGATCGTCGCGACCTGACGCGGCCCGAAGCCGAGGTTGAGCACGGACCGCACCTGATCGGCGCCGATGCCGAGAAGGCGCGCCTTGTCCCGGTCAACGCGCAGCGTGACCTGTGGGACGGCGTCCCGGAGGTCGGTGGTCACACCGACAAAGCGGGCGTCCCGGCCCATTGCCTCGGCGAGCCGCGCCGACCAGCGGCCTATCTCATCGAGGTCGGCGCCCTGCACGGCGAACTGATACTGGCTGCGCCCCTGCCGCCCACCGCGCAGGGTCTGGTAGGGCGTCACAAGGCTCGTGATTCCGGGGATCGCGTCGAGCGCCCGGCGCAGCTCCGCCAGGACCGTCTCAAGATTCCCACGCTCCGATCTCGGCTTCAGCTCCACGAAGACACGGCCCTGGTTCGGGCCGCCGCCGTTCGCGCCCGGCCCCCCGATGCTGGAGACGACGTGCGCCACGTGACGGGAGGCGCGAAGCGCGGCGTCGACCTGCGCCTGGAGGCCGGCCATCGCTCCGAAGGCGATGTCGGGCCGTGCCTCCGTCGAGACCGTGAGAAGGCTCAGATCCTCCTGAGGCATGAACCCGCGCGGTATGGCGCGACCGAGCGCGGCGGTTCCCCCAGGGTCGCGAGGAACAGGAGGACGATCACGGAGCGATGTCGAAGCGACCAGTCGAGGCTCCGGCCGTAGTGGGCGAGCAGACGCGCATGGGCGTCCCGCGCCCGGGTCCGCCGCGGCGTGCCGCGCAGCAGGCTTGCGAGCGCCGGCGTCAGGGTCAGCGAGACGAGGGCGGAGATCGCGAGGGCGACGCAGACGGTGACTGCGAATTCGTGGAAGATCCGGCCCACGATCCCACCCATGAACAGAACGGGGATGAAGGCCGCGATCAGCGAGACGGTGACCGAGACGATGGTGAAGGCCATCTCGCTTGCGCCGCGGAGCGCCGCGTCGACCGGACCGAGCCCGGACTCGCGGTGGTGTTGGAACCCTTCGAGCATGACGATCGCATCGTCGACCACGAGCCCGACGGACAGCGTGAGAGCGAGGAGCGTGATGGTGTTGAGGGAAAATCCGAGGCCGTGCATCGCTGCAAAGGTGCCGGCGACGGAGAGCGGCACGGCAAGCCCCGCGATGAGGGTGGTACCAAGACCACCGCCGAAGAGGTGGATGACGAGAACCACGAGTGCGCTCGTCGCAGCGAGCGTCACCAGCACGTCGGCCACGCCTTCCCGGATCGCACCGGAATGGTCGTTGACGATCGTCAGGGCCGCGTTCCCGCCGAGATCGGCGCGAAGCCGCGGCAGCGCCCGCCGCACCGCGTCCGAGACCGCGACGGCGCTCGAGCCTGCCTCACGATGGACTGCGAGGACGAGTGCCGGCTCGCCGTCGAGCCAGCTTCCGGACTGATCATCCTCGACGGAATCCACGACGGAGGCGAAGTCGCCGAGGCGCACCGGCCGCCCGCCCCGCGTCGCGACGATGAGGTCCCGGAATCCGGCGGCGTCCTCGAACTGCGTCGGCGAGCGGAGCGCCGCCCGCCGCTCCGCGTCGATGAGGGTGCCGACCGGGGTCTGGGCGTTGGCGGCCCGGATCGCCTGTTCGATGGCGTCCGGGGCGAGATCTCGGCCCACCATCGCCCGCGGATCGAGGCGGATGCGCACGGCGCGCTTCTGACTACCATGCAGGACGATTTGTCCGACACCGGGTAGAGCCGACAGGGCGGGCGAGAGCACGGTCCTGGTCACGCCGTCGAGTTGGGACAGCGGCAGGCCCTGGCTCGTCAGCGCTACGAGGAGGACCGGCGCGTCGGCAGGGTTGAACTTCCGGTAGGTCGGCGCGGTCAGCATCTCGGTCGGAAGATGGCGCTGCGCCCTCGCCAGCGCGGCCTGCACGTCGGAAGCCGCCGCGTCGATATCGCGGTGGAGGGCGAATTCCAGGGTGATCGCGCTCGTCCCGGTGGTGTTCGTCGCGCTCGTCGCCTGCAGCGAGGGAATCGCCGCGAATTCGCGGATCAGGGGTGTGGCGACGGCGCTCGCCATCGTCTCGGGGCTCGCGCCGGGGAGCTGGGCGGAGACGAGAACGACCGGAAATTCCACGCGGGGCAGCGCCGCGACCGGCAGCAGCCGATAGGCGTAGAGCCCGGCACCGAGCAGGGCGAGCCCCAGCAGGATCGCGGCAATCGGACGCCGGACGAAGGGAGCCGCGAGGTTCATGGCAGCACCGGAGCACCGGCCGAAGCGACGGCCCGGCTCTCCACGGAGAGCGCCGAACCGTCGACGAGACGCGCCTGGCCCTCCACGACGACCCGCTCGCCCGCGGCGAGCCCGGCCCGGATCACGGCGCGACCCTCGACGGTCTCTGTGCTCTCGACCGCGCGCCGCTCGGCCATGCCGTCCGGACGGACGACGAAGATTGCGACCCCCGCCCTATCCCGCATCAGAGCGGCGAGCGGCACCGTGACTTGGTCTCTGCCCGCATCGAGGCTGAGGCTCAGCCGGGCGTACTGGCCCGGCCAGAGGGCGCCGTCATCGTTCGGGACAAGGGCCTTCACGAGGATTGTGCCGGTCGCCTGATCGACCGAGGAATCGATGAAGCGGACCCGACCCGTCGCTGCGGGCTTCTCGGCTCCGCCGAGGAAGATGGACACGGCGGGCCGTTCCCCGCCTTCCGCCATCGCCGTGCGCAGAGCATCGAGGTCGCGCTCAGGGAGGGTGAGGCCGACCTGCAGTGGCTTCATCGGCGTGATCGTCAGGAGCGCAGCGGACGGGCCCTCGGCCGGCCCCACGAGGTCGCCGCGGGCGTTGCGCACCACGCCGACCCGCCCGCCGATCGGAGCCCGCACGATCGCGTAGCCGAGCCTGATCCGCGAGGCCCTGAGCGACGCCTCCGCCGCGGCGACAATCGCCGCGGCCGCACGGGCCTCTGCGGTCAGCTGGTCCACCTGCACCTGGGTCGAGACGCTGCGGGCGCGCAGTTCGAGGGCCCGCCCGAGATCCGCTTCCAGACGCGCCAGGGTCGCACGGTCCTTGGCGAGCGTTGCCTCGTCGCGCGCGACGACGGCGCGGATCTCGCTGTCATCGATCCGGAAGAGCACGTCGCCTTCCGAGACCACGCTTCCGTCCTCGACGCGCCGCTCGACGATCTCGCCCTCGATGCGCGCCCGCACCTTGACGGTCGACAGCGGTTCGACCCAGCCGACGCCGGTTCTCACATCCGGCACCCGCTCGAGGCGTGCGAACTCGGCGCGCACCGGAAATTCGGTGCGATGCACCGGCGCTCCCACGGGAGCATCCCCACGCGCGGCGAGGGCCTCCATCCGGGCCGGCGACCGGACATCGTGAAGGAAAAGGCCACCACCGAGGGCAACGGCCCCGAGGGAGAGGGTCAGGCGCGTCGGTCGCATCGTGTCGCTCCCCTAGCCTCAGAGGCTCGGCACGCGGCCGGGCGTCAGTGGGAGGCCGAGCGTGCCCCATACCTCCGCGAGCGCCTCGACCAGCGCGCCGATCTGCGCGTCGGTGTGCAGGGGCGTCGGCGTGATACGCAGCCGTTCCAGCCCTTTCGGAACGGTGGGGTAGTTGATCGGCTGGATGTAGATCCCGTGCCGCTCGAGCAAGCGATCGGCCGCCGCCTTGCAGGCGCCGGCGTCGCGGACGAGGACGGGCAAGATGTGCGTACCGTGATCGAGCACCGGCAGTCCCGCTTCCGCCAGGGCCTGCTTCACCGCCGCCACCTGACCGCGCTGCGCCCGGCGCTCCGCGTCCGAACCCTTCAGGTGCCGGATCGAGGCGCAGGCCGCCGCGGCGGTCGCGGGCGGCAGGGCGGTGGTGAAGATGAAGCCCGGCGCGCAGCTGCGGATCGCATCGACGATGGCGGCACTCGCCGCGATGTAGCCGCCGATCACGCCGTAGGCCTTGGCCAGCGTCCCTTCGAGGATGTCGACGATGTCGGACGCCCCTTGCGCCTCGGCGATGCCCGCGCCGCGCGCGCCGTACATTCCGACCGCGTGCACCTCGTCGAGATAGGTCATGGCACCGTAGCGGCGGGCCAGTCCGGCGATCGCGGCGACCGGCGCGACGTCGCCGTCCATCGAGTAGACGCTCTCGAAGACCACGATCTTCGGACGGTCTCGCGCCGCGCTCAGGATCGCTTCGAGATGGGCGAGGTCGTTGTGGCAGAAGATCGCCTTCTCGCAGCCGGACTGCCGGATGCCCTCGATGATCGAGTTGTGATTGTCCGCGTCCGAGATCATCAGGCAGCCGGGGATCAGCCGGCCGATCGTCGAGAGACTCGCCTGATTGGAGACGTAGCCGGAGCTGAAGACCAGCGCCGCTTCCTTCCCGTGGAGATCCGCGAGTTCACCTTCGAGGGCCACGACGGGATGGCTGTTGCCGGAGATGTTGCGCGTACCGCCCGCGCCAACCCCGTTGCGCTGCGCGGTGGCCACCAGCGCCTCGACGACGGCTGGATGCTGGCCCATGCCGAGATAGTCGTTCGAGCACCACACCGTCACCGGTCGGGCGCCGCCCGGAGCATGCCAGATCGCCTCCGGGAAGCGGCCCGCGACCCGCTCGATGTCCACGAAGACGCGGTATCGACTCTCCCCATGGAGCCGATCGAGGGCCCGCTGGAAATAGCCGCCGTAAGCGAGCGGGTCCGGGCCGGGCTGCGGCTCGATCGCCCGGCGAGACGCCGGCGCCGTGAGGGGCAGCCCCGGCAGGAAATGGGTCGGTGACAGCTCCTCCATGAGGGTCGCCGAGTCGACCCACTTGCCCTCGAAGCGACGCGCCGTCTGCCAGCCGCTCCGCGCGCAGTAGAGCAGGAAGGGCTTCTGCTCCGCCTCCGGCCAAGTCGTATCGGCGATCGGCAGAGGTTTCGCGCACTGGCCTGAGCAATTCATGACTCGCCCCCGTCTCCAGAGGCAATCTTTAGAATTTATAAACTGAGATCAATTGCACTGATCGGCTAGTCAGTCGAACAAAGTAAAGCATTAGGGCGTACTAGTACGATGTGCGCATACGCGAGGCCCCTCCCCTCTATCCGGTCCGCCTACCGAGTCGCCGGCTCCCAGACGGCGAGGGCCGAGGTGTCGACCGCGCGCGGCAGCAGCCCCTCGGCACGGAACGCATCGGCGATCTTCTGCTGCTCGGACAGGCCCTCGCGGGTCACGCGCTCGACCCGGTAGGAGCGCCGCTCGTTCGCCTGCCGGACGATCGGGGCCTCGATCCGCCAGAGCTTCGACAATTCGTCCGCCGCCGCATCCGGGTTCGCCTTCACCCAGAGACCGGTCTCGCGCAGCTTGTCGAAGACGATGGCGAGCACGTCCGGACGGGCCGCCGCATAGGTGTCGGAGACGAGGTAGTAGCGCTTGTACAGGGAGAGGCCGGTTCCGTCGCGCAGGATGCGGGCGCCGGTCTGCGCCTGCGCCGCGGACAGGAAGGGGTCCCAGGCGACCCAGGCGTCGACGCTGGCCGAGGCCAGTGCGCTGCGCCCGTCGGCCGGCGTCAGGTAGGCCGGCGTGATGCTCTTGAAGGGCAGGCCCTCGGCGGCGAGCGCGGCCAGCAGCAGGTAGTGGCTGCCGGCCCCCTTGGTCACGGCCACCTTGCGTCCTTTGAGATCGGCAACGCTCCGCAGGGGAGAATCGGCGGGGACGAGAATCGCCTGCGCGGTCGGCGACGGCGTCTCCTCGGCGAGGTAGGTGATGCGGGCCTGCGCCGCCTGGGCGAAGACGGGCACCGTGTCGGCGACGTCCGCCGAGACGTCGATGCTGCCCGCGTTCAGCGCCTCCATGATCGGCAGACCGCTCGTGAACTCGTGCCAGGACACCGAGACCTTGAGCGGCGCAAGGGCCTTCTCCAGGGCGCCGTTCTGGCGCAGCAGGGCGATCAGCGTCGAGGAGCGCTGGTAGCCGATGCGGAGCGACGACGGGTCGGCCGCGGCAGGGCCCGCGGCGAGGGCGAAGAGGGCGAGGGCGAAGAGAGCGAGGGCGGCGGGGAGGGCCGTGAGGCGGCGGATCATGGTGTCTCTCACGTCGGTTGCAGGAAGCTGGGCGGGCTGAGAAGGCCGCGGGCGGGTGTCAGGCGGCCTGCGCCCGATCGAGGTCCGCGGCCACCAGGGCGGCAATTTCGGCCGCCTGATTGCGGATGTCGGGCACCGCGATGCACTCCCACAGCACGCCGCGCAGGAGCGGCCCCAGCGTCCAGAGGCGACCGCTGCCGCGGGTGCCGAGGGCGCGGTAATCGGCGCCGGCATCGAGCCCGAGCCCGAAGGGACCCGGGCGCACGAGGCCGCGCGCCATCAGGCGGCGGAGCAGCGGATCGTCGGTCTCGGAGACCCGCCCGATGCCGGTGGCATCGAGGACGCACTGGACGTCCATGTGCACCGGCTGATCGGAGCCGCGCGGGTGCAACGTCACCGCCGCATGCGCCTCGGCATCGACGATCGTTCCGACCCGGCCGGCGAGGACGGTGAGGCTGCCGCGCGCGATCTCGGCGGCGATCGCCTCGGCGCTGGGTGGCGCCGTCCGGTGCCGGTGGACGTCCCAGAACGGGCGCAGGTGGCGCAGGAACCGGGCGCGCTCGGGGGCGGCAGGCTGCGCCAGATGAAGTCGGTGACGGGGCGCAGCCCGTCGACGACGCCGCGCCAGTCGGCCCCGGTCGCGCGGGCGTCGGCCACTTCGCGCCGGATCCGGACGAGCAGCATGGTCAGCGAGGCGAGATCCCGCGTCGTGAGGTTCGGGGCAGCCCTCGCCTCCGCTGGAGCATGCCTCTCCGGCAGCAGCCCCCGGCGCGAGACGGCGACGATGCGGCCCGAGAAGCCGCGCTGGCGGAGCGTCGCGACCGTATCGACCATGGTCAGGCCGGTCCCGATGATGAGGACGGGCAGGTGCGGGTGCAGGCGGCCGAACGTCTCCGGGTGCCAGGGATCGACGCGGTAGCGGCTGCGCGGCTCTCCCGGCCCGGCGAGATTGCCGGCGGCGAGCACGGCTCCGGCGACCCGGTGCGCCTGTCCACCCTCGGTGCGAAGCACGAAGCCGCCGCCCGCGGGCTCGAGGTCCGTGACCGCGTCGTTGACGAGGCGCAGGCGCGGCAACCCCTCCGCCGTGATCGCCTGCCGCAGCAATTCCGAGAGGTAGCGGCCGTAGACGCCGCGGGGAGCGAAGGTGCCCGCCAGCGTGCGCTGGACGCCGTCGCTCGGATGGCCCTCGAGCCAAGCTTCGAAATGGTGCGGCCGGTCCGAGAAGGCGCTCATGTTTGCGGCGCGCAGGTTCAGGAGATGGGCCGGCTCCGATGTCGCGTAGGCGAGGCCGCGCCCGAACGCCTCCGCCCGCTCGCAAAGCAGGACCGGGCGCTGCGGCGGCAGCGCCGAGAGGAGTTGGAGCGCCGCCATCGTGCCGCTGAATCCGGCACCGATCACGGCGATGGGAAGAGCGGGTTCCGTCGCGGGCATCGAGGCGTGTTCCTAGCGGGCCGGCCGGAGGTCGGCTCGTCGCTCGCGATAGCTAGCTTCGTTCTTTTAAAAGAACAAGAGCAATCGAATTCAGAGATCGTCAGGTCCGGCCGACACTGCGCCATCTCAGAACATGCGAGAGGTTTTGCGTCTATAAGCAGCGCCCGGAAGCGAAAAGGCTTTCATCCGCGTGGCGTTTGAAAGAACGAACGTTTTGCCCGCACGATCAGGCGGCCCCGACCGGCATTCCGGGCAGGCCGAGCGGCGTCAGGCGCGGCAGCGAGGGCTGTCCGTCCCGAGATCGTAGCAGGTCGAGGCAATGTCGCTTCAGGGCGATGAAGTCGGGGTCGGCGACGAGGTCGCGCGCGCGGGGCCGCGCGAAACCGAGGGGGATGTCCTCCAGGATGCGGCCGGGGCGGGCCGACATCACGAGCACGCGGTCGCCGAGGAACAGCGCCTCGTCGATGTCGTGGGTCACGAACACGACGGTGGTGGGAAGCCGCGTCCAGACGTCGAGCAGCAATTCCTGCATCATCAGGCGGGTCTGTGCATCGAGCGCGCCGAAGGGCTCGTCCATCAGGAGGACGCGTGGCTCGTTGATCAGGACGCGGGCGATCTCGGCCCGCTGCTGCATGCCGCCCGACAATTCGGCCGGATAGCGGTCGGCGAAGTCCGCGAGGCCGACGAGGGCGAGGTAGGCCCTCGCCCTGGCGAGGCGTTCCGCCCTCGGGAGGCCGCGCATCTTCGGGCCGAAGGCGACGTTGTCGATGACCCGCTTCCACGGCAGAAGCGTGTGCTGCTGGAAGACGATACCCCGTTCCGGATGGGGTCCCGACACCGCCTCCCCGTCGAGGCCGACGCTGCCGCGGCTCGGCACCAGATGGCCCGCGAGCGCACCGAGCAGGGTCGATTTCCCGCAGCCCGAGGGCCCGAGCAGGCAGACGAACTGACGGGCGGGGATGGCGAGGCGGATGCCATCGACGACATCGAAGGCCGCCGCGCCGCGGCCCAGGCGGATGGTCACATCCGTGATCGCGAGCGATCCAGAACGCGACGTGGGGGCGTTGATCGCGATCATGCCCGGATCCCCGCCCGGGTCCAGGGCATGGCGAGGCTGCCGAGGGCGCGCACGGCAGCGCTCGAGGCCATGCCGAGCAGCCCGATCAGGAGCATCCCGACCACGATGTCGTCGTAGTTCTGCAAGGTGTAGGATTCCCAGGTGAAGTAGCCGATGCCGTACTGGCCCGAGATCATCTCGGCGGTGACGAGGCAGAACCACGCCGTGCCCATGCCGATCGCGGCCCCCGTGACGATGCTCGGCGCCGCGGACGGAACGACGACCTCGCGCAGGATCGCGCCCTGACCGGCGCCGAGGCTCCGGGCGGAGGCGACGAGGCGCGCGCTGACCGCTTCCGCCCCATGCACCGTGTTGAGCAGGATCGGGAACAGGGCGCCCGTGAAGGTGATGAAGACCATCGACAGCTCGGAGGATGGGAACATCAGGATC carries:
- a CDS encoding ABC transporter ATP-binding protein; the protein is MIAINAPTSRSGSLAITDVTIRLGRGAAAFDVVDGIRLAIPARQFVCLLGPSGCGKSTLLGALAGHLVPSRGSVGLDGEAVSGPHPERGIVFQQHTLLPWKRVIDNVAFGPKMRGLPRAERLARARAYLALVGLADFADRYPAELSGGMQQRAEIARVLINEPRVLLMDEPFGALDAQTRLMMQELLLDVWTRLPTTVVFVTHDIDEALFLGDRVLVMSARPGRILEDIPLGFARPRARDLVADPDFIALKRHCLDLLRSRDGQPSLPRLTPLGLPGMPVGAA
- a CDS encoding ABC transporter permease; amino-acid sequence: MTSAAIDVPALAAGREAPRARAAFRPRLPLGRLALRAGALGLGLLLWHLAASLKLDLGLVTFRNVPTPLDVARAAAALAQSPKLGAHVGASLARVLSGFLAALAAGVVLGLAIGRSAVARDLLLPPLEVLRPIPAVAWIPLAILMFPSSELSMVFITFTGALFPILLNTVHGAEAVSARLVASARSLGAGQGAILREVVVPSAAPSIVTGAAIGMGTAWFCLVTAEMISGQYGIGYFTWESYTLQNYDDIVVGMLLIGLLGMASSAAVRALGSLAMPWTRAGIRA
- a CDS encoding efflux RND transporter permease subunit, coding for MPQEDLSLLTVSTEARPDIAFGAMAGLQAQVDAALRASRHVAHVVSSIGGPGANGGGPNQGRVFVELKPRSERGNLETVLAELRRALDAIPGITSLVTPYQTLRGGRQGRSQYQFAVQGADLDEIGRWSARLAEAMGRDARFVGVTTDLRDAVPQVTLRVDRDKARLLGIGADQVRSVLNLGFGPRQVATIQTGSDIHPVLVEFARTPVGQAVDLDGIRLRAAGGALVPLSAFARAEPSLGLQSLNQIGLFPGVTVSFDLARGVSLGEAVWRIEAIRAEAAVPASIAVTFLGTARTFQESSGSQGLLVLAAILAVYVILGILYESFAQPLTILAGLPAATLGALIALSWTGLSLDLTGIIGILLLIGVVKKNAIMVVDAALGRLQAGDAPVVAIREASLRRFRPIAMTSLVAIVGAVPLACGYGASPEMRQPLGIAVVGGLVVSQILTLYVTPVLFLAVQAASERAGRLVRRLGTPRPAAR
- a CDS encoding efflux RND transporter periplasmic adaptor subunit, translated to MRPTRLTLSLGAVALGGGLFLHDVRSPARMEALAARGDAPVGAPVHRTEFPVRAEFARLERVPDVRTGVGWVEPLSTVKVRARIEGEIVERRVEDGSVVSEGDVLFRIDDSEIRAVVARDEATLAKDRATLARLEADLGRALELRARSVSTQVQVDQLTAEARAAAAIVAAAEASLRASRIRLGYAIVRAPIGGRVGVVRNARGDLVGPAEGPSAALLTITPMKPLQVGLTLPERDLDALRTAMAEGGERPAVSIFLGGAEKPAATGRVRFIDSSVDQATGTILVKALVPNDDGALWPGQYARLSLSLDAGRDQVTVPLAALMRDRAGVAIFVVRPDGMAERRAVESTETVEGRAVIRAGLAAGERVVVEGQARLVDGSALSVESRAVASAGAPVLP
- the hemA gene encoding 5-aminolevulinate synthase, which gives rise to MPGLPLTAPASRRAIEPQPGPDPLAYGGYFQRALDRLHGESRYRVFVDIERVAGRFPEAIWHAPGGARPVTVWCSNDYLGMGQHPAVVEALVATAQRNGVGAGGTRNISGNSHPVVALEGELADLHGKEAALVFSSGYVSNQASLSTIGRLIPGCLMISDADNHNSIIEGIRQSGCEKAIFCHNDLAHLEAILSAARDRPKIVVFESVYSMDGDVAPVAAIAGLARRYGAMTYLDEVHAVGMYGARGAGIAEAQGASDIVDILEGTLAKAYGVIGGYIAASAAIVDAIRSCAPGFIFTTALPPATAAAACASIRHLKGSDAERRAQRGQVAAVKQALAEAGLPVLDHGTHILPVLVRDAGACKAAADRLLERHGIYIQPINYPTVPKGLERLRITPTPLHTDAQIGALVEALAEVWGTLGLPLTPGRVPSL
- a CDS encoding aliphatic sulfonate ABC transporter substrate-binding protein, translating into MIRRLTALPAALALFALALFALAAGPAAADPSSLRIGYQRSSTLIALLRQNGALEKALAPLKVSVSWHEFTSGLPIMEALNAGSIDVSADVADTVPVFAQAAQARITYLAEETPSPTAQAILVPADSPLRSVADLKGRKVAVTKGAGSHYLLLAALAAEGLPFKSITPAYLTPADGRSALASASVDAWVAWDPFLSAAQAQTGARILRDGTGLSLYKRYYLVSDTYAAARPDVLAIVFDKLRETGLWVKANPDAAADELSKLWRIEAPIVRQANERRSYRVERVTREGLSEQQKIADAFRAEGLLPRAVDTSALAVWEPATR
- a CDS encoding efflux RND transporter permease subunit, translating into MNLAAPFVRRPIAAILLGLALLGAGLYAYRLLPVAALPRVEFPVVLVSAQLPGASPETMASAVATPLIREFAAIPSLQATSATNTTGTSAITLEFALHRDIDAAASDVQAALARAQRHLPTEMLTAPTYRKFNPADAPVLLVALTSQGLPLSQLDGVTRTVLSPALSALPGVGQIVLHGSQKRAVRIRLDPRAMVGRDLAPDAIEQAIRAANAQTPVGTLIDAERRAALRSPTQFEDAAGFRDLIVATRGGRPVRLGDFASVVDSVEDDQSGSWLDGEPALVLAVHREAGSSAVAVSDAVRRALPRLRADLGGNAALTIVNDHSGAIREGVADVLVTLAATSALVVLVIHLFGGGLGTTLIAGLAVPLSVAGTFAAMHGLGFSLNTITLLALTLSVGLVVDDAIVMLEGFQHHRESGLGPVDAALRGASEMAFTIVSVTVSLIAAFIPVLFMGGIVGRIFHEFAVTVCVALAISALVSLTLTPALASLLRGTPRRTRARDAHARLLAHYGRSLDWSLRHRSVIVLLFLATLGEPPRSVAPYRAGSCLRRI
- a CDS encoding FAD/NAD(P)-binding protein, with product MPATEPALPIAVIGAGFSGTMAALQLLSALPPQRPVLLCERAEAFGRGLAYATSEPAHLLNLRAANMSAFSDRPHHFEAWLEGHPSDGVQRTLAGTFAPRGVYGRYLSELLRQAITAEGLPRLRLVNDAVTDLEPAGGGFVLRTEGGQAHRVAGAVLAAGNLAGPGEPRSRYRVDPWHPETFGRLHPHLPVLIIGTGLTMVDTVATLRQRGFSGRIVAVSRRGLLPERHAPAEARAAPNLTTRDLASLTMLLVRIRREVADARATGADWRGVVDGLRPVTDFIWRSLPPPSAPGSCATCARSGTSTGTGRRHPAPRRSPPRSRAAASPSSPAGSERSSMPRRMRR
- a CDS encoding MarC family protein, with amino-acid sequence MQFDLAFVTKVFAALFAIMNPIANVPVFLSLTEGASATAQQRTAVMATIGTTIGCFIAVLAGGMILAIFGISVNDFRLAGGLLVLLIALSMLQGTASHAHAATPKEKAEDLDPASVAIYPLTVPLLVGPGTIATLIVFAETARTQGKLTELAAGLGLFLALLAAALLSAPFLGRHLSQTATAITRRLMGMILAAVAMEMIVTSLRDLFPGLTR